In one window of Agrobacterium larrymoorei DNA:
- a CDS encoding DDE-type integrase/transposase/recombinase, with the protein MTEYTPITEMGPLDRFTYRGTNWVPVDYDNNEYRFQRETDHRFETRISHAEIRQALMNDKASVHYNFHTKTETRLRHLVGDKRVDDFKPRDVAIARFHEALILRYEQHCAETGRKFPRSEKLAGLLKKWSLEIQIEAQELTEQDGTKRKTRCDASTSFFNTPSVRSFNRHFREYMSCGRDVRALIYRRNGPGFRNPKVECAESYAIWLEEARNYASRRKPSKAKLLRDVHARIAEENKSRVGKAPLITPGRKRFEALIDAMDEFEVVAGREGLPYARAQFKPKMDSYDTERPGEHVEMDDWNADAMTAMQGSGFWQMLPKAIQEYLMENPQRIWFCGAVDTSTNYVLALKGGRNPSSALVVDTLEMVMTDKTDIAKLVGAKTPWFGVRPEVVYTDNGAPYIADATRDAFLMCKIALTRPPAGQAWKRPFIESLFKTLARDIMMFFDGRTFSNVVEKNDYDAEKNAALAVDEFINLVIRAICDIHHNRPSARLNNLTPHEAWVQKTKTYRVRAMPGRHEKRHIFGVIKKRIIDSAGVTVHGIPYNSDVLQTLRRKDGSKEYPVRTHRNDLSAVSVYTGEGWLTVENCIGMPTNISLAEWYLAKQDLNRRNGVKSEANLPIMYEAINVMRRAGTSAAMRAGISLHTLRPEEISYATDQLFEGRPFTEEDAVNEVELHEDEIAYDPLHDGYVGPQGGEFAGPPTPEEMLESTAEARAYSDNNNDEPSHFGEIE; encoded by the coding sequence CGCTGATGAACGACAAGGCATCGGTCCACTACAATTTCCACACCAAGACGGAGACGAGGCTGCGTCATCTCGTCGGCGACAAGCGCGTCGACGACTTCAAGCCGCGTGACGTGGCCATCGCTCGTTTCCACGAAGCGTTGATCCTTCGCTATGAGCAGCATTGCGCGGAAACCGGTCGCAAGTTCCCCCGTAGCGAGAAACTTGCGGGTCTGCTCAAGAAATGGAGCCTCGAAATCCAGATCGAGGCGCAGGAACTGACGGAACAGGATGGCACTAAGCGGAAAACGCGCTGCGATGCCAGCACGAGCTTTTTCAACACACCGTCCGTCCGCAGCTTTAACCGTCATTTTCGCGAGTACATGAGCTGCGGTCGTGATGTTCGCGCTCTCATTTACCGTCGCAATGGACCCGGGTTCCGCAATCCGAAGGTCGAGTGCGCCGAAAGCTATGCGATCTGGCTGGAGGAAGCACGCAACTATGCTAGCCGCCGCAAGCCGTCGAAGGCAAAGCTGCTCCGTGATGTCCATGCCCGCATCGCAGAGGAAAACAAAAGCCGTGTTGGAAAGGCACCGCTCATTACTCCCGGGCGCAAACGTTTCGAAGCTCTGATTGATGCCATGGACGAGTTCGAGGTCGTTGCGGGCCGCGAAGGGCTTCCCTACGCTCGCGCCCAGTTCAAGCCCAAAATGGATTCCTATGATACCGAGCGTCCCGGCGAACACGTCGAGATGGACGATTGGAACGCCGATGCCATGACGGCCATGCAGGGGTCCGGCTTTTGGCAAATGCTTCCGAAAGCAATTCAGGAATACCTGATGGAGAATCCGCAGCGCATCTGGTTCTGCGGTGCTGTAGACACGTCCACCAACTATGTGCTGGCACTCAAAGGAGGACGTAATCCGTCCTCGGCCCTTGTTGTCGATACCCTCGAAATGGTGATGACCGACAAGACGGATATTGCCAAGCTGGTGGGTGCGAAGACCCCGTGGTTCGGTGTTCGTCCTGAGGTGGTCTACACAGACAATGGTGCGCCCTACATTGCAGATGCGACGCGTGATGCATTCCTCATGTGCAAGATTGCGTTGACGCGTCCGCCCGCTGGTCAAGCTTGGAAGCGCCCCTTCATCGAGAGCCTGTTCAAAACGCTTGCGCGCGACATCATGATGTTCTTCGACGGGCGCACCTTCTCCAACGTGGTGGAGAAGAACGACTATGACGCTGAGAAAAACGCGGCTCTGGCAGTCGATGAGTTCATCAATCTGGTGATCCGCGCAATCTGCGACATCCACCACAATCGCCCGTCTGCACGCCTCAACAATCTGACCCCGCACGAAGCCTGGGTTCAGAAAACCAAAACCTACCGTGTGCGTGCCATGCCCGGACGTCATGAGAAACGCCACATCTTCGGTGTCATCAAGAAACGCATCATCGACAGCGCGGGCGTGACGGTTCACGGGATTCCTTACAACTCAGACGTTTTGCAAACCCTCCGCCGCAAGGATGGTTCGAAGGAGTACCCGGTGCGCACGCATCGCAACGATCTCTCGGCTGTGTCTGTCTATACCGGCGAAGGTTGGCTGACGGTCGAAAATTGCATTGGGATGCCGACGAACATCTCGCTGGCAGAATGGTACCTTGCCAAGCAGGACCTCAACCGCCGCAACGGGGTGAAGTCCGAAGCCAACCTGCCGATCATGTACGAGGCTATCAACGTCATGCGTCGTGCTGGTACCAGCGCTGCAATGCGCGCGGGAATCTCCCTTCATACACTACGCCCGGAAGAGATTTCGTACGCTACCGACCAGTTGTTCGAAGGCCGCCCGTTCACGGAGGAAGACGCGGTGAACGAAGTGGAACTGCACGAAGACGAAATCGCCTACGACCCGCTCCACGACGGCTACGTAGGTCCGCAGGGCGGTGAGTTCGCCGGTCCTCCGACCCCCGAGGAGATGCTGGAAAGCACGGCGGAAGCTCGCGCCTATTCCGACAACAACAATGACGAACCTTCGCATTTTGGAGAGATCGAATGA
- a CDS encoding TniB family NTP-binding protein produces the protein MTDASIAMNSPTMTPSDRKLHLHKLYLRYAKYHEVSKHLDDLIANAKACREGGGFKERALFVIGESNTGKSRMLEELFREKPSFQPYQDEEGEWVRPMISIEAPSPCSSRELALKILKELGTVVRNKRISNPELYDFLKDQLRDHRVEYLHIDEMQDTVLHNTEHAIKSVQSDVKSLLQIKNWPLHAIFSGVDDLANFISGGDDQLSNRSNTVRLELLKDPRDLRAADQILSNIVVKHAGLEPGWTEKDELPARLILAGQGRFGTICDDVKKACFAAMDANRRKVTLSDFEGVYQVRKACLREDNPFRGSKWRDIVPQNALTDLRKPVAKRKK, from the coding sequence ATGACCGACGCCAGCATCGCCATGAACTCCCCCACTATGACCCCGTCGGACCGCAAGCTGCATCTCCACAAGCTGTACCTGCGCTACGCAAAATATCATGAGGTCAGCAAACACCTTGATGACCTCATTGCCAACGCGAAAGCCTGTCGTGAGGGTGGTGGCTTTAAGGAACGCGCCCTTTTCGTGATCGGTGAATCCAATACGGGAAAGTCGCGCATGCTGGAGGAGCTTTTCCGAGAGAAGCCGAGCTTTCAGCCTTACCAGGATGAGGAGGGCGAGTGGGTACGACCCATGATCAGCATTGAAGCGCCGTCGCCCTGCAGTTCCAGGGAACTCGCCCTGAAAATACTGAAGGAACTTGGCACGGTCGTCCGGAACAAACGAATTAGCAATCCAGAACTTTACGACTTCCTGAAAGATCAGTTGCGTGATCACAGGGTCGAGTACCTTCATATCGACGAAATGCAGGACACGGTGCTCCACAATACGGAACACGCTATCAAGTCGGTGCAAAGCGACGTGAAGAGCCTTCTCCAGATCAAGAACTGGCCGCTCCACGCCATCTTCTCTGGCGTCGATGACTTGGCAAACTTCATCAGCGGTGGTGATGATCAGCTGAGCAATCGCTCTAACACCGTTCGCCTTGAACTCTTGAAAGACCCAAGGGACCTGAGGGCGGCGGACCAGATTTTGTCCAATATCGTCGTAAAGCACGCAGGCCTTGAACCCGGCTGGACTGAAAAGGACGAGCTTCCGGCGCGCCTCATACTGGCAGGGCAAGGACGCTTCGGCACGATCTGTGACGACGTCAAAAAAGCCTGCTTTGCCGCGATGGACGCTAATCGCCGGAAGGTCACGCTGTCTGATTTTGAAGGTGTGTACCAAGTCCGCAAGGCCTGTCTGCGCGAGGACAACCCTTTCCGTGGAAGCAAGTGGCGGGACATCGTACCCCAGAACGCGCTCACCGACCTGCGTAAACCAGTTGCCAAACGAAAGAAGTAA
- a CDS encoding TniQ family protein produces MMFGLKLAREVALHDDECRVMFVSRMAKANSYRNLDEFCWMTNLPLSGLQTMNDETAGLLSAWSGVPTRRLQRFALTGHNVTTFGATSVRRSQLEMATLRVCRHCLCQDMAAGHGRAVTRPYVRAAWRWMVIGTCPIHGCDLEAISAGDITAWIARRADALGLNLPEIREPDLADAYFSNRVNGAGKASEFLDELPAYVAAEFCTVIGHFQNLPEDGRARNRIPDGFMNGSCRREGFLIAKQGKEAVLSFLSHHVHAAIETATEFMDIYGVARRWLRKFVNDPDYRPVVELFQRHAEQHIPMEAGDVFLTEVKERQVHTVRSAAVKYQLTPDRVKNVIEKYGYTTTTPDGGIKAARVFPRAALHEQLVLETQLLTTSEAASLLGCTWQFLDILLQQGHLPHHANSEDYARVFRRISRESVVSLLARLKAQRNCVSHDGLVSIHIATAICHCKVPEIVDLIFGGKLTKVSWSGDELLLKNLLVDPQEVLPHVALDEAENYLDVAALEKALRTTTVTIDELLKREVLPVEMRRHPRTRVHQRFVHPVAVEQFLDKHISLSTMARENGKQIAGLKQTLDKEGIKPIFEPTGKIARFYRRSDVQRLGLA; encoded by the coding sequence ATGATGTTCGGTTTAAAGCTTGCCCGAGAAGTCGCTCTCCATGATGACGAGTGCCGCGTAATGTTCGTTTCCAGGATGGCGAAAGCCAACAGCTACCGTAATCTGGATGAGTTTTGCTGGATGACCAACCTGCCCCTGTCCGGGCTGCAGACCATGAATGATGAGACTGCGGGCTTGTTGTCGGCTTGGTCTGGCGTTCCAACACGACGCCTCCAAAGGTTTGCGCTAACCGGGCATAATGTGACGACCTTCGGGGCGACATCCGTCCGGCGGTCACAATTGGAAATGGCAACTCTCCGGGTTTGCCGCCATTGCCTTTGTCAGGACATGGCTGCAGGGCATGGTCGCGCGGTCACACGTCCTTATGTTCGTGCTGCATGGCGGTGGATGGTGATCGGCACATGCCCGATCCACGGGTGCGACCTGGAGGCAATCTCGGCTGGCGATATCACCGCATGGATTGCTCGGCGCGCTGACGCACTGGGTTTGAACCTTCCTGAAATTCGCGAGCCGGACCTGGCTGATGCCTACTTCTCTAATCGCGTGAACGGCGCAGGAAAGGCGTCCGAGTTTCTGGACGAACTCCCGGCCTATGTGGCGGCAGAGTTCTGCACCGTCATCGGGCATTTTCAAAACCTTCCTGAGGACGGACGTGCGCGAAACCGCATTCCGGATGGATTCATGAATGGCTCATGCCGCCGGGAGGGCTTCCTGATTGCCAAGCAGGGCAAAGAAGCGGTCCTGTCTTTTCTCTCCCACCATGTTCATGCGGCTATCGAAACTGCCACCGAATTCATGGATATCTATGGCGTAGCACGTCGTTGGCTGCGGAAGTTCGTGAATGACCCTGACTATCGACCGGTCGTTGAGCTGTTTCAGCGCCACGCCGAGCAGCACATTCCCATGGAGGCAGGCGATGTCTTCCTCACCGAAGTCAAGGAACGTCAAGTCCACACCGTTCGCTCTGCGGCCGTCAAGTACCAGCTTACGCCTGACCGGGTGAAGAACGTAATTGAGAAATACGGATACACTACGACCACCCCGGATGGTGGTATAAAGGCCGCACGCGTGTTTCCTCGTGCAGCTCTGCATGAACAGCTGGTCCTGGAGACACAGCTCCTCACGACATCTGAGGCAGCCAGCCTCCTGGGCTGCACATGGCAATTCCTTGATATCCTTCTGCAGCAGGGACACCTGCCGCATCATGCGAACTCGGAGGACTATGCAAGGGTATTCCGGCGCATCTCTCGTGAAAGCGTGGTAAGCCTCCTGGCACGGCTCAAGGCGCAACGGAACTGTGTGTCGCACGATGGCCTCGTCTCGATCCACATCGCCACAGCTATCTGCCATTGCAAGGTTCCCGAGATCGTTGATCTCATTTTCGGCGGCAAGCTGACAAAGGTGTCGTGGTCAGGCGATGAGCTGCTCCTTAAGAACCTGCTCGTTGATCCGCAGGAGGTCCTTCCGCACGTGGCCCTTGATGAGGCCGAGAACTATCTTGATGTAGCTGCGCTGGAGAAAGCACTGCGCACGACGACCGTCACCATCGACGAACTTCTTAAGCGCGAGGTCCTCCCGGTAGAGATGCGGCGTCATCCTCGCACTCGCGTCCACCAACGTTTCGTCCATCCGGTAGCCGTCGAGCAATTTCTGGATAAGCACATTTCGTTGAGCACAATGGCCCGTGAGAATGGCAAACAGATTGCCGGTTTGAAGCAGACGTTGGACAAGGAAGGGATCAAACCGATCTTTGAACCGACCGGCAAAATTGCCAGATTCTATCGAAGGTCTGACGTTCAACGGCTTGGATTGGCGTAA
- a CDS encoding helix-turn-helix domain-containing protein, protein MDRGQRARLIRKTRTALGLSQSEFASRFHVPVGTLRDWEQARATAPDFAVAYVRVIGQHPEMVAQAVA, encoded by the coding sequence ATGGACCGAGGCCAGCGGGCGCGGTTGATTCGCAAGACAAGAACGGCTCTCGGCCTGTCCCAATCGGAGTTCGCGAGCCGCTTCCACGTTCCTGTTGGAACTTTGAGAGATTGGGAGCAAGCAAGAGCGACGGCCCCGGACTTCGCTGTTGCCTATGTACGCGTTATCGGACAGCACCCCGAGATGGTGGCGCAGGCTGTAGCTTAG
- the fliQ gene encoding flagellar biosynthesis protein FliQ, with amino-acid sequence MNEADALDIMQNAIWTVLIAAGPAVLAGMLVGIIIAFIQALTQIQEMTLTFVPKIIAVMVAIALSAPFVGAQISLFTNMVFSRVQSGF; translated from the coding sequence ATGAACGAGGCGGACGCTCTCGATATCATGCAAAATGCGATCTGGACGGTGCTGATCGCAGCCGGTCCTGCTGTTTTGGCGGGCATGCTGGTCGGCATTATCATCGCGTTCATTCAGGCATTGACGCAAATCCAGGAAATGACGCTGACCTTCGTTCCGAAGATCATCGCCGTCATGGTCGCAATCGCCTTGTCCGCCCCCTTCGTCGGCGCACAGATTTCCCTTTTCACCAATATGGTCTTCTCACGCGTCCAGTCTGGCTTCTAG
- the flgD gene encoding flagellar hook assembly protein FlgD: MVDAVTGTTSTTTTTSTAKTDAAKATLDYDNFLQLLITQMKNQDPTDPMDATEQVSQLATFSNVEQSIKMNTNLESLISASSLSNASSYIGKTITSADGNTSGVVASVEVTSDGLTATTVAGSKIAIGEGIKISQTAS; the protein is encoded by the coding sequence ATGGTAGACGCCGTCACCGGTACGACATCCACGACAACCACGACGTCCACCGCCAAGACCGATGCGGCCAAGGCGACGCTGGATTACGATAACTTCCTGCAGTTGCTCATCACGCAGATGAAGAACCAGGATCCGACGGATCCAATGGACGCCACCGAGCAGGTTTCCCAGCTTGCGACGTTCTCGAACGTCGAACAGTCGATCAAGATGAACACGAATCTGGAGAGCCTTATCTCCGCTTCGTCGCTGTCAAACGCTTCGTCCTACATCGGCAAGACGATTACGAGCGCTGACGGAAATACATCTGGTGTGGTTGCTTCGGTAGAGGTGACCTCTGACGGCTTGACTGCCACGACCGTTGCCGGCTCCAAGATCGCCATCGGCGAAGGCATCAAAATCTCTCAGACAGCGTCTTAA